Proteins encoded within one genomic window of Triticum aestivum cultivar Chinese Spring chromosome 2D, IWGSC CS RefSeq v2.1, whole genome shotgun sequence:
- the LOC123054443 gene encoding uncharacterized protein: MVVIGTPKSPVDCQNLNAYMISKEDLYDVPKIMALLCPEEASYVKQETPLPEKSDGNKSGNVISGNIPKDAQDNEMERSSEMDLADEILFEKLETLRAEGLKNPRDIIELLVSALPWLESNTPAGIDKRLLDDVRRICSEFENGSDRVRGRAFLAVEKLRQGENKLQLILRVLTEASLRRIESEATKKSMNDWSSDAAVQPQADADGCSDDDEPDTGEAGASTSKKAAQKQKSKKKSKKSKGRGKK, translated from the exons ATGGTAGTTATTGGTACACCCAAGAGCCCGGTAGACTGTCAAAACttaaatgcttatatgattagcaAGGAGGATTTGTATGATGTTCCGAAGATAATGGCTCTTCTGTGTCCTGAAGAAGCAAGTTATGTAAAGCAAGAGACTCCGTTGCCTGAAAAATCTGATGGTAATAAGTCTGGCAATGTTATTTCTGGAAACATTCCTAAGGATGCACAGGATAATGAGATGGAGCGTAGTAGTGAGATGGATTTAGCTGATGAGATACTCTTTGAGAAGCTTGAGACTCTTCGAGCCGAAGGCCTG AAAAATCCAAGGGATATTATTGAACTCCTTGTAAGTGCCCTTCCATGGCTGGAAAGTAACACTCCAGCAGGGATTGATAAACGATTGCTGGACGATGTCAGGCGCATCTGCAGTGAGTTTGAAAATGGTTCTGACAG GGTGAGGGGAAGAGCTTTTCTTGCTGTGGAGAAGCTGCGCCAAGGTGAGAACAAACTGCAGCTGATCCTCAGGGTGCTGACTGAAGCAAGCCTAAGGAGGATTGAAAGTGAAGCGACAAAAAAAAGCATGAATGACTGGAGCAGTGATGCTGCTGTCCAGCCTCAGGCTGATGCCGACGGATGCTCAGATGACGACGAACCTGACACGGGAGAAGCTGGGGCCTCGACCTCAAAAAAGGCGGCACAGAAGCAAAAGAGCAAGAAGAAATCCAAGAAGTCCAAGGGCCGGGGCAAGAAGTGA
- the LOC123054442 gene encoding uncharacterized protein isoform X1, whose amino-acid sequence MAAPAPGAGAVEVSMGFTSRIGVRVMQDDKAKALVAAKIKEGEYKVRMIGEYAVRTDRAIDALEKKVQDIEAVMDLELMLGEYCADLSDMHKARHYYRATSLSEEEKLYLHQIDDFATATIAEYEASVGPVPAFDNHLSLFSKDIPLEFPEPLAPPPASSASASSSASHHEPAVDNGGDVAC is encoded by the exons ATGGCAGCACCGGCgcccggcgccggcgccgtcgAGGTTTCCATG GGTTTCACATCACGGATTGGCGTTCGTGTCATGCAGGACGACAAGGCCAAGGCGTTGGTGGCCGCGAAGATCAAGGAAGGGGAGTACAAGGTGCGGATGATAGGAGAGTACGCGGTGCGGACGGACCGCGCGATCGATGCGCTGGAGAAAAAGGTGCAGGACATCGAGGCGGTGATGGATCTCGAGCTGATGCTCGGTGAGTACTGCGCCGACCTCTCGGACATGCACAAGGCGCGCCACTACTACCGCGCCACCTCGCTCTCGGAGGAGGAGAAGCTCTACCTCCACCAAATCGACGACTTCGCCACCGCCACCATCGCCGAGTACGAGGCCAGCGTCGGCCCCGTCCCGGCCTTCGACAACCACCTCAGCCTGTTCAGCAAAGACATCCCACTGGAGTTCCCCGAACCCTTGGCTCCCCCTCCGGCTTCTTCGGCTTCGGCTTCGTCTTCGGCTTCTCACCACGA GCCTGCTGTGGACAATGGAGGGGATGTTGCATGCTAA
- the LOC123054442 gene encoding uncharacterized protein isoform X2 gives MAAPAPGAGAVEVSMDDKAKALVAAKIKEGEYKVRMIGEYAVRTDRAIDALEKKVQDIEAVMDLELMLGEYCADLSDMHKARHYYRATSLSEEEKLYLHQIDDFATATIAEYEASVGPVPAFDNHLSLFSKDIPLEFPEPLAPPPASSASASSSASHHEPAVDNGGDVAC, from the exons ATGGCAGCACCGGCgcccggcgccggcgccgtcgAGGTTTCCATG GACGACAAGGCCAAGGCGTTGGTGGCCGCGAAGATCAAGGAAGGGGAGTACAAGGTGCGGATGATAGGAGAGTACGCGGTGCGGACGGACCGCGCGATCGATGCGCTGGAGAAAAAGGTGCAGGACATCGAGGCGGTGATGGATCTCGAGCTGATGCTCGGTGAGTACTGCGCCGACCTCTCGGACATGCACAAGGCGCGCCACTACTACCGCGCCACCTCGCTCTCGGAGGAGGAGAAGCTCTACCTCCACCAAATCGACGACTTCGCCACCGCCACCATCGCCGAGTACGAGGCCAGCGTCGGCCCCGTCCCGGCCTTCGACAACCACCTCAGCCTGTTCAGCAAAGACATCCCACTGGAGTTCCCCGAACCCTTGGCTCCCCCTCCGGCTTCTTCGGCTTCGGCTTCGTCTTCGGCTTCTCACCACGA GCCTGCTGTGGACAATGGAGGGGATGTTGCATGCTAA